The following proteins are encoded in a genomic region of Fusarium oxysporum f. sp. lycopersici 4287 chromosome 1, whole genome shotgun sequence:
- a CDS encoding cystathionine beta-lyase has protein sequence MASDEVPTNLKDVSSAPDGTAGARTGLDSSLAGLSLASRAVHADEGIQSHRAVAPAMHVSTTFRYSDDPDALKAWDNTDPHNPLDSHVYSRATGPNTTRLEAILTSVIGAPTITYSSGLSAFHAMLVHLNPKRIAIGDGYHGCHGVISILSRLTGLKQLPLDCAVEDLEPGDVIHVETPLNPTGEARDLAAYAEKAKKAGAYLTVDATFAPPPLQDPFKYDVDVVMHSGTKYFGGHSDMLCGTLSVNRKHRDWESALLNDRLLLGSVMGSLEGWLGIRSLRTLELRVQRQSATATALVAWLAEQQRDASSAIGALVERVQHASLQPEASVEGSWLQKQMPNGYGPVFSVYLRDGDVAKRLPSKLELFHHATSLGGVESLIEWRAMTDPKIDKRLLRVSIGVEGLEDLKNDLLQGLEALRKEKEKGGSK, from the exons ATGGCCTCTGACGAAGTTCCTACCAACCTCAAGGACGTCTCCTCGGCACCGGACGGTACAGCCGGGGCCCGGACCGGACTTGATAGCTCCCTCGCCGGGCTGTCACTGGCATCCCGCGCTGTTCATGCCGATGAGGGTATCCAGTCACACAGAGCCGTTGCGCCGGCTATGCATGTCAGCACGACTTTCAGGTACAGCGATGACCCTGATGCGCTGAAGGCCTGGGATAATACTGAT CCCCATAACCCTCTAGACTCTCATGTCTACTCTCGAGCAACTGGTCCTAACACCACTCGTCTCGAGGCAATTCTCACATCCGTCATTGGTGCTCCAACGATTACTTACTCTTCTGGTCTGTCTGCTTTCCACGCCATGTTGGTCCATCTGAACCCTAAGCGTATTGCAATTGGAGATGGCTACCACGGCTGCCACGGGGTGATCAGCATTCTCTCTCGTCTGACAGGTCTCAAGCAACTGCCTTTGGACTGTGCTGTTGAGGACCTCGAGCCTGGCGATGTCATCCATGTCGAGACGCCCCTTAACCCTACTGGCGAGGCACGCGATCTTGCAGCATATGCAgaaaaggccaagaaagcTGGTGCTTACCTGACTGTTGATGCGACATTTGCACCACCTCCGCTGCAGGATCCTTTCAAgtatgatgttgatgttgtcatGCATAGCGGTACAAAGTACTTTGGTGGTCACTCTGATATGCTCTGCGGTACGCTATCTGTCAACCGCAAGCACAGAGACTGGGAGAGCGCTCTCCTCAACgatcgccttcttcttggttcTGTTATGGGTAGCTTGGAGGGGTGGCTGGGTATCCGCTCCCTGCGAACTCTCGAGCTCCGCGTCCAGCGCCAGAGTGCTACAGCTACTGCACTTGTTGCCTGGTTGGCTGAGCAGCAGCGCGATGCTTCATCTGCGATTGGCGCCCTCGTCGAGCGTGTCCAGCATGCCAGTCTCCAACCCGAAGCATCAGTCGAGGGTAGCTGGTTGCAGAAGCAGATGCCCAATGGCTATGGCCCTGTTTTCTCGGTGTATCTTCGCGATGGAGATGTCGCCAAGCGACTGCCATCCAAGTTGGAGTTGTTCCACCATGCCACTAGCTtgggtggtgttgagagtTTGATTGAGTGGCGTGCGATGACTGATCCTAAGATTGATAAGAGACTTTTACGAGTGAGCATCGGTGTTGAaggtcttgaagatctcaagaACGATTTGCTCCAAGGTCTGGAGGCTTtgagaaaggaaaaggaaaaggggGGCAGTAAATGA